One part of the Plasmodium yoelii strain 17X genome assembly, chromosome: 13 genome encodes these proteins:
- a CDS encoding serine/threonine protein kinase, putative, translating to MRNKEDYLISLFNTIEKFNNYCMLYKKTKLKDYNFSSNTLTKNERNKDINEFRKKFNNFMYKLGKLKSDIFEENTKYQRRETIDMKSDVTEEGVNMNMSSDDNYNYEETQGDGNVHTNPNDHNNDNFKISKKNINGNRSMGKDNVYNLKEKNAGTPIEENKSFSNFTSKCNDCIKNKENYYTEISNKVYSNQNDDVYISSSDIYSHTSSSTDGSMNSDHKNENNIIISKVNNMLVKYIGGLDYVLNVRRVSKDNLIREIKEFYRMHNSRIILDEYSTYLSCEIINLLKQRQGSMDRNTVTNNNIKHNYNYDIDTNEKCENFMKNGKMFFYIPSNYFFTKYYDEKAWEENLYVSNCTNYEKSLIGGNTCNFSNNSLSISTTNYNIYPDSIYNNQNNKYNSPEFGIGNNQQSPKFGMHETRKKNSYINVYKDANKEYNRDEKLFYNQTYELGDIYLEDETNKGFGEMEEKGFDGELSNCQHSTSKQYSNSCSLYICNDANYYKNEDELKNSINNNNSKAEYDYYNICVISNEEGKTQKNLCSNTSDFYQSVSNFYKSKENCNNNYENNHSTEKNNNLYIENSSTIVNSNETQIITNKNVYPEKGENIINLCFDDELASAMILNNEFCLNKKVDTKYDTFVKENKNINEPEICYDIKNMSDELKHQQKEENLVEYEKDEKQWINEYCDGDYNLYRSLQLKNRKETILSYENVVDIYNIKEGENENEDENKNEDENKNPIELVNNKKKMSIVQVRDYSESDNENNDNYGNNIDKESNYRNKYNMLNLKVVYENNKIDFGSNSELKMVPGHVILNKYKIIKVLSKTTFSTTLKCLNLDYKKVIKNEEDTSNLLTKEKVSELENVCKKSNVLSDNPNMSFTQNIKDLNNKYPFDISNIKKNNSSESMKNSTSNKNNGIRKKYYKYVCLKVMKRGKNYFDQGLFELTILNMLSEGNINQTNTGDNKSNDITDSNILTNKNIIQLYDYFYLKGHLIIVTEYMESDLYNYFIKKGKLGTLGQLQILTKNLLQGLAYIHSKKLIHCDLKPENIMINIKKKKKKNKHPQHRRVNNNDETSNVDISHNSNEKNKYFSNDNDFDKNRENIFSSDQFSKIKIIDFNSSIFEFDKLEMYVQTRSYRSPEVLLQHNYDSKIDMWSLGCILFEFLTKKILFDHKNIYRFIYSIASYIGSFPFYMINTCKIPYIFTKHGYMILKKIIYYSNDDGYPKEDQIDEIEDEPVIFNKNDFFCLNKKCHQNDLLKIKNQNPKFVDKQTNHKIYYDICCSSNTPLENNFQINDLLFINFLLSLLQIDPCKRLNSKEALDHPWLKPNLYPDGL from the coding sequence ATGCGAAATAAAGAAGACTATTTAATTTCCCTTTTTAACACAATTGAAAAGTTTAATAATTATTGCATGTTATATAAAAAGACGAAATTAAAGGACTATAATTTTTCTAGCAACACActtacaaaaaatgaaagaaataaAGACATAAATGAGTTTCgtaaaaaatttaacaattttatgtataagcttggaaaattaaaaagtgATATTTTTGAAGAAAACACAAAATACCAACGTAGAGAAACTATTGATATGAAATCTGATGTTACCGAAGAAGGTGTTAATATGAATATGAGTTCAGATGACAATTATAATTACGAAGAAACTCAGGGTGATGGAAATGTGCATACTAACCCTAATGAccataataatgataattttaaaattagtaaaaaaaatataaatgggAATCGTAGCATGGGAAAggataatgtatataatctAAAAGAAAAGAATGCCGGAACACCtattgaagaaaataaatcattttcaaattttacAAGCAAGTGTAACgattgtataaaaaataaagaaaactATTATACCGAAATAAGTAATAAAGTATATTCGAATCAAAACGATGATGTGTACATTTCATCGTCTGATATATACTCACACACAAGTTCAAGTACAGATGGAAGTATGAACAGTGATCATAAGAATgaaaacaatataataattagtAAAGTGAACAATATGctagtaaaatatataggAGGGTTGGATTATGTACTAAATGTTAGAAGAGTGTCAAAAGACAATTTAATAAGAGAAATTAAAGAATTTTACAGAATGCATAACAGTCGAATAATATTAGATGAGTATTCTACATACTTAAGTTgtgaaattataaatttgctAAAACAAAGACAAGGAAGTATGGATAGAAACACTGTCACCAATAATAATATCAAGCACAACTACAACTACGATATAGATACTAATGAGAAATGCgaaaattttatgaaaaatggaaaaatgtTTTTCTACATTCCTAGTAATTACTTTTTTACAAAGTATTATGATGAGAAAGCTTGGGAAGAAAATTTGTATGTATCAAACTGtacaaattatgaaaaaagtTTAATTGGAGGTAATACATGTAATTTCTCGAATAACTCATTGAGTATAAGTACTactaattataatatatatccagatagtatatataataatcagaataataaatataattcccCCGAATTTGGGATTGGAAATAATCAACAATCTCCTAAATTTGGAATGCATGAGACACGCAAAAAAAACAGCTacataaatgtatataaagatgcaaataaagaatataataGGGATGAAAAGCTATTTTATAATCAAACATATGAACTAGgagatatatatttagaagaTGAAACAAATAAGGGATTTGGTGAAATGGAAGAAAAGGGATTTGATGGAGAATTAAGCAATTGCCAACATTCAACATCGAAGCAATATTCAAATTCATGtagtttatatatttgtaatgATGCCAATTATTACAAAAATGaagatgaattaaaaaattctattaataataataatagtaaagCAGAATATGACTATTACAATATTTGTGTAATAAGTAATGAGGAAGGAAAGACACAAAAAAACTTATGCAGTAACACAAGCGATTTTTATCAAAGTGTTagcaatttttataaaagcAAGGAAAATTGTAACAACAATTATGAGAATAATCATAGtacagaaaaaaataacaatttatatattgaaaatagTTCAACTATTGTTAACAGTAATGAGACtcaaataataacaaataaaaacgTGTATCCAGAAAAGggagaaaatataattaatttatgcTTTGATGATGAATTAGCAAGTGCTAtgatattaaataatgaattttgtttaaacaaaaaagtagatacaaaatatgatacatTTGTTAaagagaataaaaatataaacgaACCCGAAATTTgttatgatataaaaaatatgtctgATGAATTGAAACATCAACAAAAGGAAGAAAATTTGGTAGAATATGAAAAGGATGAAAAACAATGGATTAATGAATATTGTGATGgtgattataatttatatagatcattacaattaaaaaacaGGAAGGAAACTATTTTATCATACGAAAATGTtgtagatatatataatataaaggaaggggaaaatgaaaatgaagatgaaaataaaaatgaagatgaaaataaaaatccaATTGAGcttgttaataataaaaaaaaaatgagcatTGTTCAAGTTCGAGATTATTCAGAAagtgataatgaaaataatgataattatgGTAACAATATTGACAAGGAAAGTAattatagaaataaatataacatgCTGAATCTAAAGGTTGTGTATGAAAACAATAAAATCGATTTTGGTTCTAATAGTGAGCTTAAGATGGTTCCTGGTCatgttattttaaataaatataaaataataaaagttttGTCTAAAACTACATTTAGCACAACGttaaaatgtttaaatttGGATTATAAAAAAGTCATTAAGAATGAAGAAGATACATCAAATCTTTTGACAAAAGAAAAAGTAAGCGAACTGGAAAATGTGTGCAAAAAAAGCAATGTATTATCTGATAATCCTAATATGTCATTtactcaaaatataaaagatttAAACAATAAATATCCATTTGACATAagtaacattaaaaaaaacaactcGAGTGAATCTATGAAAAATTCTAcgagtaataaaaataatggaataagaaaaaaatattataaatatgtatgcTTAAAAGTAATGAAAAGGGGAAAAAACTATTTCGATCAAGGTTTATTTGAATTAACGattttaaatatgttatcTGAAGGAAATATTAACCAGACAAACACGGGGGATAATAAAAGTAATGATATTACTGATTCCAATATTTTgactaataaaaatattattcaactttatgattatttttatcttaaaGGACATTTAATAATAGTGACCGAATATATGGAGAgtgatttatataattattttataaaaaagggaaaactAGGGACATTAGGCCAATTACAAATACTAACCAAAAATTTACTTCAAGGATTGGCGTATATTCActcgaaaaaattaatacattgTGATTTGAAACCTGAGAATATTATgatcaatataaaaaagaaaaaaaagaaaaataaacatCCCCAGCATCGAAGGGTGAATAACAATGATGAAACAAGTAATGTAGACATTTCACATAATTCcaatgaaaaaaacaaatattttagtaatgataatgattttgataaaaatcgTGAGAATATTTTTAGTAGCGATCAATTtagcaaaataaaaataatagattTTAATAGTTCGATATTTGAATTTGATAAGCTAGAGATGTATGTACAAACACGGTCTTACAGATCCCCTGAAGTTTTGTTGCAACATAATTATGACTCGAAAATAGATATGTGGAGTTTAGGgtgtatattatttgaatttttaacaaaaaaaatattatttgatcataaaaacatataccgatttatatattctatagCATCCTACATTGGTTCTTTTCCATTTTATATGATCAACACATGTAAAATACCTTACATTTTTACAAAGCATGGGTATATgatacttaaaaaaataatttattattcaaaTGATGATGGCTATCCTAAGGAGGATCAAATTGATGAAATTGAAGATGAGCCAGtgatttttaataaaaacgaTTTTTTctgtttaaataaaaaatgccatcaaaatgatttattaaaaattaaaaatcaAAATCCCAAATTCGTAGATAAGCAAACAAATCATAagatatattatgatatttgTTGTTCGAGTAATACCCCATTGGAAAATAATTTCCAAATCaatgatttattatttattaattttcttttatcattattacaAATTGATCCATGTAAGCGATTGAATTCGAAAGAAGCCCTTGACCATCCATGGTTAAAGCCTAATTTGTACCCCGATGGTTTGTAG
- a CDS encoding heptatricopeptide repeat-containing protein, putative: MKRLLKNAIIDIKKIKYDGDKKLSNAIQENIKPLIIKNAHKFENEEILKIIEKYNQNNCKDDQILKCSYDVFKNNVHRYSFDQINRILRLYNKSQINDNNFNTSIFNYIVKRLNAIPLPITVNMFNNLIRCQLRDYKNIDIIKDYFVKNIDNYNALDLTIILSSFTMLQEEIIMKSTNLFDDEKKDGTKLKNPNLISRNYNEIILLILNKIKNDENIHNNLSVINSILILNMISKLNINDYELFKMFTKKYYKKLKEQDVEPHHLTLLLNTFAKCNININILKYIIKYMNNDNFVNQLSYVNIANAVHYMAKFNYNKNTDFLNRLKNKIIQIIDTIPQREFSNIMWSLSKLKVKDDRFYFFALEKTKKIVHLMDMMSIAQVLDALRRRKHFSSDSAPLQNTMSKHSNDNTIQKISNIHNNSTKLETNLQNQELNHVRENEDIFEEKENNSDEKKEISSHKTEQTKNELTKGSSYDSCNISEEFEKEVIDLLIKKYLENIGRCSLHVLTQVPFCSLQLNCTNYDVYHKSLDVLKKNRAKMTTINLIYARYFIRILIEKQENNFQKLPRSLKQFAKEIMNSDNN, encoded by the exons atgaaaaggcTTTTGAAAAATGCGATCATAGACattaagaaaataaaatatgatggTGATAAAAAACTATCAAATGCAATTCAGGAAAACATAAAACcgttaattataaaaaatgcgcataaatttgaaaatgaagaaattcTTAAAATCATAGAAAAATACAACCAAAATAACTGTAAAGATGAtcaaatattaaaatgtaGTTATGAcgtttttaaaaacaatgtACACAGGTACTCATTTGATCAAATTAATAGAATACTTAGGCTATATAATAAATCTCaaattaatgataataattttaatacatcAATTTTTAATTACATAGTTAAAAGGTTAAATGCGATTCCTCTACCAATAACTGTGAATATGTTCAACA ACTTAATCCGATGTCAGTTACGAGATTACAAAAATATTGATATAATTAAAGATTATTTTGTGAAAAATATAGACAATTATAATGCCTTAGATTTAACAATTATTTTAAGTTCCTTTACTATGTTACAAGAagaaattataatgaaatcAACAAACTTGTttgatgatgaaaaaaaagatggtacaaaattaaaaaatccGAATTTAATATCAAGgaattataatgaaataatattattaatattaaataaaataaaaaatgatgaaaatattcataaCAATTTAAGTGTAATAAATTCCATCTTGATTTTAAATATGATAagtaaattaaatattaatgattatgAACTTTTCAAAATgttcacaaaaaaatattataaaaaattaaaggaaCAAGATGTGGAACCTCATCATTtaactttattattaaaCACATTTGCAAAgtgtaatataaatattaatattttgaaatatattattaaatatatgaacaatgataattttgttaatCAGTTATCGTACGTAAATATTGCAAATGCTGTTCATTACATGGCAAagtttaattataataaaaacacggattttttaaatcgtttaaaaaataaaatcatcCAAATAATTGACACAATCCCTCAAAGGGAATTCAGTAATATTATGTGGTCTTTATCGAAACTAAAAGTTAAAGACGAccgtttttatttttttgcacttgaaaaaacgaaaaaaattgTACATTTAATGGATATGATGTCAATTGCTCAAGTATTAGATGCCCTAAGACGAAGAAAACATTTTTCAAGTGATTCTGCTCCTCTTCAAAACACCATGTCCAAACACAGCAATGATAACACAATTCAAAAAATTTCGAATATACATAACAATTCTACGAAATTGGAAACAAATTTACAAAATCAAGAGCTTAATCATGTAAGGgaaaatgaagatatatTTGAGGAGAAAGAAAATAACagtgatgaaaaaaaagaaatttcaTCTCATAAAACAGAACAAACGAAAAATGAATTAACTAAAGGAAGTTCTTATGACTCATGTAATATATCTGAGGAATTTGAAAAGGAAGTCATTGATTtgctaataaaaaaatacttagAAAATATCGGAAGATGTTCATTACATGTATTAACACAAGTTCCCTTTTGCTCTTTACAACTTAACTGTACAAATTATGATGTTTATCATAAGTCACTAGATGTGTTGAAAAAGAACAGAGCAAAAATGACCACTATAAATTTGATATATGCAAGATATTTTATTAGAATTCTTATAGAGAAACAAGAAAACAATTTTCAAAAACTACCTAGGTCACTTAAGCAGTTTGCAAAGGAAATTATGAATTCTGATAACAATTAA
- a CDS encoding U6 snRNA-associated Sm-like protein LSm5, putative, which produces MATISGSETFLPLALMDKCIGSKIWIMMKGDKEIIGKLVGFDEYVNMVLEDVTEYTYINNVKKVNKIKKLLLNGLNITIMVPGGTPVNYYDYEEKLEESIV; this is translated from the exons atggcaACAATAAGTGGGTCAGAGACATTTTTACCACTTGCTTTGATGGATAAATGTATTG GTAGTAAAATATGGATAATGATGAAAGGTGACAAGGAAATAATTGGGAAGCTAGTTGGCTTCGATGAATATGTCAACATG GTGTTAGAAGATGTTACtgaatacacatatataaataatgttaaAAAGGTAAACaagattaaaaaattattattaaatggGTTGAATATAACAATTATGGTTCCTGGAGGCACCCCTGttaattattatgattatGAAGAGAAATTAGAAGAAAGCATTGTTTAA
- a CDS encoding WD repeat-containing protein, putative has translation MNDRDTKQFRDVSKKIQGKYVPVIKFGGTNKYINKNYENNYDDSNNISFAGDDFKRNRFDIFCDNNYGINKVCFSPQGKYIAGCGTNGIIYLYDLYENKLLTKLCTRIDNIRDLAISDNEKYIYACGDNKIIEIFDLYENRKVCNDYIGKHVDISIPNIIKNAKCDDKLLNTNNKNINNNIIENMYTPYNKTKYKDLGNNKAIYVPIYDYNDLIKYNINMIDMNYVKLNKINEIINKSIFIIKESHEYSTSCIAIPNISSFLVYSGGGDGILKIWDIRMNLFALNKKRSNKNTNDTIFLENKNPYASIYSHEDVLTSISFNNTINYEGSSKLDKKKKKTNLEKKNSNSLNNSNIDENNDTDDVCSSSSFSSNFSSASYSSLTFDLCKNIFNNILMTSGYDGYVRLYDINNNIIKSFYDEEKSVTHCMFSNNNKYIISTNKSQYAKVFDFLYMNNKKNAKNMVSYLNNYESYYLNKHKATNDIANPDKPKINYRKISENSFVTDVHNDNELHPCSVGNIYEYDDLKDRIDVINELNKKLNDKKQNSENNKKNINENETDTDCSDYSDSGSSAFDENTVRTKTFYEHVNKQLEPTWSIFVDNLKYMDLIPYEEMHISLKENHDYLKAYYSGYSGNHINNGKNSDTTIDSSINNDKSVIRQRDQYMMSENEQMLYNKLTDIIYNKTDIPKFYSCISGDKCIIPSIDTYAHVYDIYTGLHVNTINNLYLPNYHIDMSYYNVSDSNFRIPKKKQLSFLTSVQAYPKNHNIIATSNGYPDGSIVLWVFAPF, from the exons ATGTaagtaaaaaaattcaaGGGAAATATGTTCCAGTTATAAAATTCGGTggaacaaataaatatataaataaaaattacgaaaataattatg ATGACAGTAACAATATAAGCTTCGCTGGAGACGATTTTAAAAGAAATcgttttgatatattttgtgATAACAACTATGGGATAAATAAAGTTTGCTTTTCACCCCAAGGGAAATATATAGCAGGGTGTGGAACCAATGGTATTATTTACTTATATgatttatatgaaaataaactACTAACAAAGCTATGTACAAGAATTGATAATATAAGAGACCTTGCAATTAGCGACAATGAAAAGTATATTTATGCATGTGGTGACAACAAAATAATCGAGATATTCGATTTATATGAAAACCGAAAAGTTTGTAATGATTATATAGGGAAACATGTTGACATATCAATAcctaatataattaaaaatgcaAAATGTGATGATAAATTGTTAAATACGAATAATAAGAATAtcaataacaatataatagaaaatatgTATACCCCATATAATAAAACTAAATATAAGGATCTTGGAAATAATAAGGCTATATATGTTCCTATATATGATTATAatgatttaataaaatataatataaacatgATTGATATGAATTAtgttaaattaaataaaataaatgaaataattaataaatctatatttattattaaagaATCGCATGAATATAGTACCTCATGCATAGCGATACCAAATATAAGCAGTTTCTTAGTTTATTCGGGTGGGGGAGAtggaatattaaaaatatgggACATAAGAATGAATTTATTTGCATTGAATAAAAAACGATCTAATAAGAATACAAATGATAccatatttttagaaaacAAAAATCCATATGCTTCTATATATTCTCATGAAGATGTATTAACAAGTATTAGCTTTAATAACACAATTAATTATGAAGGATCATCGAAAttggataaaaaaaaaaaaaagaccaatttagaaaaaaaaaatagtaactcattaaataatagtaatatagATGAAAACAATGATACGGATGATGTGTGTAGTAGTTCTTCCTTTTCGTCGAACTTCTCATCTGCCTCTTATTCATCTCTTACATTTGATttgtgtaaaaatatattcaataaTATTCTTATGACTAGTGGATATGATGGGTATGTTAGACTatatgatattaataataatattattaaatcattttatgatgaagaaaaaagCGTTACACATTGTATGTTCagcaataacaataaatatataattagtaCAAATAAATCACAGTATGCGAAagtttttgattttttatatatgaataataaaaaaaatgctaagAATATGGTGAgctatttaaataattatgaatcATACTATTTAAACAAGCATAAAGCTACCAATGATATAGCAAATCCAGATAAACCcaaaattaattatagaAAGATATCAGAAAATAGTTTTGTTACAGATGTGCATAATGATAATGAACTTCATCCATGTAGTgttggaaatatatatgaatatgaCGATTTAAAAGATAGAATAGATGTCATAAATGAGTTAAATAAGAAACTCaatgataaaaaacaaaattcagagaataacaaaaaaaatataaatgaaaatgaaactGACACTGACTGCAGCGATTATTCGGATAGCGGATCAAGTGCTTTTGATGAAAATACTGTGAGGACCAAAACGTTTTATGAACATGTTAATAAGCAACTTGAACCTACATGGTCTATTTTTGTAGATAATTTGAAATACATGGATCTTATACCATATGAAGAAATGCACATAAGCTTAAAAGAAAATCATGATTATCTTAAAGCATATTATAGCGGTTACAGTGGTAATCATATTAACAATGGAAAAAATAGCGATACTACTATTGATAGTAgtattaataatgataaatctGTAATAAGACAAAGAGACCAATACATGATGAGTGAAAATGAACAAATGCTATATAACAAATTAAcagatattatatataacaaaacaGATATTCCAAAATTTTATTCATGTATATCAGGAGATAAATGTATAATACCATCAATTGATACATATGCTCATGTATATGATATATACACGGGGCTTCATGTAAATACTATAAACAATCTCTATTTGCCAAATTATCATATCGATATGTCTTATTATAATGTGAGTGATTCTAATTTTAgaattccaaaaaaaaagcaGCTATCATTTTTAACAAGTGTCCAAGCATATCCAAAAAATCATAATATTATTGCAACATCAAATGGATATCCAGATGGGTCTATTGTCCTGTGGGTATTTGCCCCCTTTTAA